The region GGGCTCGCCAACAACGTGATTTATTCTACTAAAGCGATTAAACGAAAGTTCATTTATCTTTTATCTATAAAAAAGAGCCTGTAAGGGTTTTACTTTTTTATCTAGCTTTTTTAAAAAGAATAGCTTATCCTTATAAAGAGGAGAGTGAGAAAATGACATTATTAGCAATCGATATTGGTGGAACGTCTATCAAACACAGCGTGTGGGAAAATGATGAATTGTGTGATAAAGGCAGTATAAAAACTCCGGCTACATGGGAGGAAATGAAAAGAAGTTTAATCGAGATTAAAGAAACAGCAGAAGAAACGTTTACGATCGATGGTGTAGCATTCAGTTCACCAGGAGCAGTTAATCAAGAAAAACGCATGATTGAAGGAGCTAGTGCGTTGCCTTATTTACATAATTTCCCTGTGTATGATGAACTAGAAGCAGTATTTAACTGTCCTGTTTCTTTTGAAAACGATGCCAATTGTGCTGCTTTAGCAGAAATTTGGAAAGGAGCCGCTAAAGGGTTAAAAAATGTTTTGTTTGTCGTTGTCGGAACAGGAATCGGCGGTTCAGTTATCGTAGATGGACAGATCCAACATGGAAAGCACTTATTTGGCGGAGAATTTGGATTTATGCTAATGACAGAAAACCAAACATTCAGTGATTTAGCAACGGCTGTTAACATGGCTGCACGCTATGCTGAAAGAAAAGGGAGCGAAAGAGGAACGTTCTCAGGAAAAGAAGTTTTTCAATTGGCTGAAGAAGGCGATCTGATAGCGAAAGAAGAAGTGGCAACTTTTTATACGTATTTAGCTAGGGGCATATATAATCTACAATACAGTTTTGATCCAGAAATTATTTTAATTGGAGGAGGAATCTCCAATAAAGTTGGATTGATTGAAAAATTAGATGAAGAATTTGGCAAAATTTTACAAACCGTTAAAATTGCTCCTTTCAAACCGATTATTAAGACGTGTGATTTTAAAAATGATGCTAATTTAATTGGCGCAGTATTTAATTATTTACAACAAGAAAAAAGATAAAGAAAGGTGATTTAAATGAAGCTAACTAAAGGAGCTACCATTTTATTTATCGGAGACAGTATAACCGATGCAGATCGTAAACGTGAAGACCCGACAGATTTAGGAAAAGGCTATCCACTATTAATAGCTTCAGATTTAGTTGAACGCTATCCTGAACTGCATCTATCGATAGTGAACCGCGGTATAGGCGGAGATAAGATTGCCGACTTAGCAGAGCGATGGGAAAAGGATTGTTTAGCTTTGAAACCTGATGTGGTCTCGATTTTAATCGGTATAAACGATACTTGGCATAATGTTGGATCTGAAGGTTTTGGAACGCAAGCGACTTTAGACAAATTTGAATTTTATTACCGGGTTTTATTGCAAACAGTCAAGGAACGAACCAATGCTCAAATCGTTCTGCTGGAACCGTTTGTTTTGCCAGAACCGATTGATCGAGAGCACTGGCGGTTAGATCTGGATCCGCGAATCCAAGTTATTCGCAAATTGGCAAAAGAATACGGAACAGACTTTGTAGCATTAGATGGAAGATTGAATGCAATTGGAATTAAACAAAGTTTCGCATACTTAACCGGGCAAGATGGTGTTCACCCGACATTAGCCGGACATGCGGTAATCGCAAAAGCTTGGCTGGAACAGATTGAAAATTAATGTGACTCATAAAATATAAATTAGAAAAAGCTTGTACATAACAGTATTTTGTGATAAAGTACTTTACATGCGATGAGTTGACTCTGACCAGGTGACTTCGGTCATTTCGCTGCGGCGACAAGTGGTTGGAAGTAGACAAGGCACACCGTACTTTTAGTACAACTGCGAGATGCAGGTGTTTGGACCCCTCTGTTTTGTGGAATTCATGGGACCTATTTATGCAAATAAATATTGTCGGAAAAAGGCACTGACTTTTGTCAGTGTCTTTTTTTGGTGCGCCCGGCATGGGTGATAACTTGGTGGTGAAAGTCCACTACAGGCTTTGCAGTAGGAACTGTTAGCGAATAGCAAGGGTGTCCCCCGTGAGGAGGAATCTGAAGGAAGCTGGACGCAAACACTCGCACTGACGAACAGAAATCTCATACAAGGCTGACTGGAGATGGACGAGCTTGCCAAATAAAGTGAAGTCCTATACTGCACGAATCTCCTACAGTAAATGAGGCAGTGACATGAGTGGAAGGTTATCATTCTTACCCGGGGAGGTCTCACTAGCGGCAAACACCGTAGTAACAACGAATAGTGAGAAGTCAGCAGATGCCATAGTAGGAGAACGCCGTTCTCTGAAGGGCAGAACAATAATAATCTTGAAGAAACAAGGAGGTGAAGTCACTACAAAATCGCAGAAAACATCGTGGTAAAGACCGAAAAGATGGCTTCTTACAAAGGGACAAGCTGGAAGCGAAAGAGTATGTAAGAGCGCGTAGTAGTGACAGCATGGAGATGAAAGAACAAGATGGTATCACGTTAATAGATAAAGTCATAGAGAGTGGTAATCTATGGCAAGCGTATGAAAAAGTACGAAAAAATAAAGGAGCTCCAGGAATAGATGGTATCACGGTCGAAGAGCTAGAGGACCATATGAAGAAATATTACCCAACGTTAGTACAGAAACTAAAGGACGGTACGTATAAACCTCAACCTGTTCGAAGAGTGCCCATACCAAAACCAGATGGTTCTAAACGTTATTTAGGTATTCCAAGTGTACTTGATAGAGTTGTTCAACAAGCTATTTTGCAAGTTATCGACCCAATGATTGACCCCTATTTTTCAAATAATAGTTTTGGTTTCCGTAAAGGTAAAAGTGCCCATCAAGCCATACAAAAAGCGGAAGAATATTATGAAGAAGGGTATAGAATAGTGGTCGATTGCGATTTGAAAAGTTATTTCGATACCATCCACCATCAAAAGCTTAGAGCCTATTTAGAAGAATTTATCCAAGATAAAGTTGTATTAAAGTTAATCTGGAAATTTCTTCGCTCTGGGATATTAGATAAAGATATCTATATCGAAACAGATAAGGGGGCACCGCAAGGTGGCCCACTGTCACCTTTACTCGCAAATGTATATCTAAACCAACTAGATCGAGAACTAGAAAGAAGAGGGCATAAATTTATTCGTTACGCGGATGATTTCGTTATCTATGTTAAAAGTCAGCGTGCTGGTGAAAGAGTCATGGAGAGTGTTACTGAGTATATAGAAAAAGATTTACGACTAACAGTAAATCAAAAGAAAAGCAAGGTGACCACTCCAACAAAAGCGAAGTTTTTAGGATTCCATATTATGAACCACATGGGAAAGTTGGATGCCGACCTGCTAAGTCGGCACAACGAAGATTCAAAGACAAACTTCAAAAACTAACTAGTCGTAAACGACCAGGAACTTTCCTGAACATTGTAAAAGAGATTAATCAAGTTACCGTTGGTTGGATTAATTATTATGGTATCAGTTATATGAAAACCTTTATAGCAGAAACACAATCCTGGTTAAACCACAGGCTTCGGCAACTTATCTGGAAACGATGGAAGAAAGTTAAAACACGTTATACTATGTTAAAAAGATATGGTATCCAACATGATGACGCATTAAAATTAGCTGCTTCTCGAAAAGGGTACTGGAGAACATCCAAAAACCACATTATTCATACAGCTATAACAAAAGACAGACTCATAAAGTGGGGATTAAAAGATTTATCCCAACTGTATGCGTCTGCCCAAACAAGATACTCAAGTTATTGAACCGCCGTATACCGAACGGTACGTACGGTGGTGTGAGAGGTCGGAACCGTAAGGTTCCTCCTACTCGTTTAGATAAACGTTTTTTAACACATTGCTAACAGAATAGCGTATAATCAAATAAAGATAAGTAAGGATAGTAAACGAAGGAGGGAAAAATAGCATGGATGTAATTGATTTGCATTGTGATGCATTGTTAAAGCTGCAAGAAGCTAAGGGGCAATTAAGTTTTAAAGATTCAGAGAAGTTAGATGTGAACTTATCTCGTTTGAAAGAAGGTCAAGTGAAAGTGCAAGCTTTTGCCATTTTTCTTGCACCGGAGATTTTAGTAGAAGACAAATATGAAGCGGCTTTAGAACAAATCAAGTATTATCAAGAAGAGATTCTAGCAAAAAACCCTGAGATGAAACAAATTAAACAATGGGAAGACATACATACGTTGAAAGAAAATGAAATTGGTTCATTCTTGACACTTGAAGGAGTCGAAGCAATCGGCAATGATTTGTCTAAATTGGACCATTTATTAGATCTAGGTGTTTTATCTGTTGGTTTAACTTGGAATCCAGCTAATTTAGCAGCTGATGGCATCCAAGAACCTCGTGGCGGTGGTTTAACAACTTTTGGTTATGAGATCGTCAAGCGATTAAACGAACGGAAAGCCTTCACAGATGTCTCTCACTTGAGTGTTAAAGGATTTTGGGATGTAATGAAAGCTGCAAAATATCCGATTGCGACACATTCGAATGTATTGCACTTATGCAGTCATGTCAGAAATTTAAGTGATGAACAAATAAAAGCTTTAGTGGAACGTGATGCGATGATTCACGTCGTTTATAATCCTCCTTTCACTATAGATGAAGAACGCAAAAAGACCGTGGCCATTCCAGATCTGATTCAACATATAGAGGCATTGGTCGCATTAGGAGCAGTAAACAATATTGGATTCGGTTCTGATTTTGACGGAATTCGTTCTCATATTGAAGGCTTGACACATGCAGGAGAAGTACAAAATTTTGTTTCCGCTCTGCAGAAAAAATTTACCAATGAGGAAGTTGCTGGATTTGCGGCGCAAAACTTTTTAAATCATTTACCTAGCTAAAAAAATTAAAAAACGGTTCTATTATTTTTAGTGTTGGTAAGAAGAATGAGTCTATTCCACAACTTGAAATTTTCGGAGGAATAGCGGCTCTTTGCAGCCATGTAAAGGATTCAATGCGAATTACGAAGCAGTTAGGCTTCGTTTGAGGCTTGAAAGGCTGGAGACACGAAAGGCTCCAGTCGTTCCCATGGCTCTTGCAAGCAGACGCGTAAATTCCGGAGGAAATTTCATTATTAAGCATGACCAACACAATTCGATAAAGAACCTAAAAAACTCAATTGCGATTTTAAGCAATTGAGTTTTTAGATTTTAAAAGTAAAAAATAACACATTTATTCACATACTAAGGGAAAAATATTTGAAGTTAGCTATTTTATCCTGTATGCTGGACAAAGTAATCAAATTTATTAATGTGAGGAAGGTTATATGCAGCAGCTAAAAAAATACTTGTTTATTACTGTTGGGTGGTTATCTTTTGTCCTTGGAGCAATCGGCTCATTCTTACCTTTATTGCCTACTACACCTTTTTTATTATTATCCGTTTACTGCTTTACGCAAAGTTCAGAGAAATTTAATCTATGGCTAAAGTCAACAACATTATATCAAAATTATGTAGGAGAATTTTTGAAACACCGTTCGATCGCTTTCGATAAAAAGATAAAAATGCTGATCAGTATTTATCTTATGGTCGGTATCTCCATATACTTTGTTCCGATTCTTTTGATCAAAGGAATGCTTGGATTTATGTTGGTCACTCAAACTATTATTTTATTGTTCTTTGTTAAGACGAGAAAACCGAATGAAGAACAGTACAGCAAAGAAGACTCAGTCAGAGAATAAACTCTGACTGAGTCTTCTTGGTTTATATTTTGATTTGATCTGCCGGTTAATAACCGATAGGCAACTGCTTTTGTAGTTCTTGTAATTCCAATTTACGGACATCACGCGGTAGGAACCGACGAATGTCTTCTTCATTAAATCCGACTTGTAATCTTTTTTCATCAATCAAAATAGGACGACGAATTAAGCCAGGGTTTTCTAAAATTAAATTCAAGAGTTCTCCCAAAGAAATATCTTCTAAAGAGATATTGAGGTTTTGGAAAATCTGTGAACGAAAAGAAATAATTTCTTCTGTGCCATTTTCAGTTAAGCTTAAAATCTTTTTTAGCTCTTCGATGGTTAATGGCTCATTAAAGACATTCTTTTCCAGATAATCAATGTGGTTTTCTTCTAACCATGCTCTTGCTTTACGACAAGAAGCACAACTAGGGGATGTGTATAGAGTAATCATGGTTTGTCCTCCTTTTTAAGTCAAAGCGATGTTGAACTATGCAAGTGGAGCGAGTATTCAAGATTAAGTAAGCAGTTACAAGTAATAGTATAAACCATAAAAAAATAAAAAACAATAGGTTTTGACACATTTTAGTCACAAAAACAAACATTTATATTATTTTGAAACAAAAGTCCTGAAAATGTAATTTAAACCATCTAGTTTTCGAAACTAGTTTGTATAG is a window of Carnobacterium mobile DSM 4848 DNA encoding:
- a CDS encoding group II intron maturase-specific domain-containing protein, with the protein product MNIVKEINQVTVGWINYYGISYMKTFIAETQSWLNHRLRQLIWKRWKKVKTRYTMLKRYGIQHDDALKLAASRKGYWRTSKNHIIHTAITKDRLIKWGLKDLSQLYASAQTRYSSY
- the ltrA gene encoding group II intron reverse transcriptase/maturase, with the translated sequence MKSLQNRRKHRGKDRKDGFLQRDKLEAKEYVRARSSDSMEMKEQDGITLIDKVIESGNLWQAYEKVRKNKGAPGIDGITVEELEDHMKKYYPTLVQKLKDGTYKPQPVRRVPIPKPDGSKRYLGIPSVLDRVVQQAILQVIDPMIDPYFSNNSFGFRKGKSAHQAIQKAEEYYEEGYRIVVDCDLKSYFDTIHHQKLRAYLEEFIQDKVVLKLIWKFLRSGILDKDIYIETDKGAPQGGPLSPLLANVYLNQLDRELERRGHKFIRYADDFVIYVKSQRAGERVMESVTEYIEKDLRLTVNQKKSKVTTPTKAKFLGFHIMNHMGKLDADLLSRHNEDSKTNFKN
- a CDS encoding SGNH/GDSL hydrolase family protein, whose amino-acid sequence is MKLTKGATILFIGDSITDADRKREDPTDLGKGYPLLIASDLVERYPELHLSIVNRGIGGDKIADLAERWEKDCLALKPDVVSILIGINDTWHNVGSEGFGTQATLDKFEFYYRVLLQTVKERTNAQIVLLEPFVLPEPIDREHWRLDLDPRIQVIRKLAKEYGTDFVALDGRLNAIGIKQSFAYLTGQDGVHPTLAGHAVIAKAWLEQIEN
- a CDS encoding YbaN family protein — translated: MQQLKKYLFITVGWLSFVLGAIGSFLPLLPTTPFLLLSVYCFTQSSEKFNLWLKSTTLYQNYVGEFLKHRSIAFDKKIKMLISIYLMVGISIYFVPILLIKGMLGFMLVTQTIILLFFVKTRKPNEEQYSKEDSVRE
- a CDS encoding dipeptidase, with the translated sequence MDVIDLHCDALLKLQEAKGQLSFKDSEKLDVNLSRLKEGQVKVQAFAIFLAPEILVEDKYEAALEQIKYYQEEILAKNPEMKQIKQWEDIHTLKENEIGSFLTLEGVEAIGNDLSKLDHLLDLGVLSVGLTWNPANLAADGIQEPRGGGLTTFGYEIVKRLNERKAFTDVSHLSVKGFWDVMKAAKYPIATHSNVLHLCSHVRNLSDEQIKALVERDAMIHVVYNPPFTIDEERKKTVAIPDLIQHIEALVALGAVNNIGFGSDFDGIRSHIEGLTHAGEVQNFVSALQKKFTNEEVAGFAAQNFLNHLPS
- a CDS encoding ROK family protein — encoded protein: MTLLAIDIGGTSIKHSVWENDELCDKGSIKTPATWEEMKRSLIEIKETAEETFTIDGVAFSSPGAVNQEKRMIEGASALPYLHNFPVYDELEAVFNCPVSFENDANCAALAEIWKGAAKGLKNVLFVVVGTGIGGSVIVDGQIQHGKHLFGGEFGFMLMTENQTFSDLATAVNMAARYAERKGSERGTFSGKEVFQLAEEGDLIAKEEVATFYTYLARGIYNLQYSFDPEIILIGGGISNKVGLIEKLDEEFGKILQTVKIAPFKPIIKTCDFKNDANLIGAVFNYLQQEKR
- the spxA gene encoding transcriptional regulator SpxA, with amino-acid sequence MITLYTSPSCASCRKARAWLEENHIDYLEKNVFNEPLTIEELKKILSLTENGTEEIISFRSQIFQNLNISLEDISLGELLNLILENPGLIRRPILIDEKRLQVGFNEEDIRRFLPRDVRKLELQELQKQLPIGY